The sequence AAGCTGCTCACCCCGGCCCGGCGCCGCGCGCCGGCCGGCCAGTCCTGCGCTTCGGTCACCACCCGCACGGGCAGTTCGTCCCAGGCGATGCGCGGATTGGGCCGCTGCTGGTGCAGCGTGGCCGGCAACCGGCCCGCTTCCAGCGCCAGCACCATCTTGACGAGGCCGGCAATACCGGCGGCGGCCTCGAGATGGCCAATATTGGTCTTCGCCGACCCGAGGAGCAGCGGCGCCGCCCTCCCGTCGCCATAGGCGGTGGCGAGCGCCTGCACCTCGATCGGATCGCCGAGCGGCGTGCCGGTGCCGTGGCATTCCACCGCCTGAATCTCGGCCGGCGACACCCCCGCATCGGCCAGGGCGCGCGCGATCACCGCCCGCTGCGCCGCGCCATCGGTGGCGGTCAGCGCGCCGGAATCGCCGTCATGGTTGACGGCGGAGCCGGCAATGACGGCGCGGATGGTGTCGCCGTCGCGCAGCGCGTCGGCAAGCCGCTTCAGCACCACCAGCCCGCCGCCCTCGCCGCGCACATAGCCATCGGCGTCGGCATCGAAGGTGCGGCAGGCATGGCCGGACCCGAGCATGCCGGCGGCGGCAAGCGCGGCGGTGACATCGGCGTCGAGGGTGAGGTTCACCCCGCCGGCCAAAGCGAGGTCGCATTCCGCGTCGCGCAGCGCCTTGCAGGCGGCATGCACGGCGACCAGCGACGACGAGCAGGCGGTGTCGAGCACCAGCGCCGGCCCGGTGACATTGAGCCAATGGGCGATGCGCCCGGCGGCGATGGAGCCGGCATTGCCGAGAATGGCGGCAGGGGAAAGCGCGCCGCGCGCCTGAAAGCGCGCTTCATACTCATTGGCGCCGAGGCCGAGAAACACGCCGGTGGCGCGCGGGCGCCGGCCCGCCTCGGCATAGCCGGCATCTTCCAGTGCCTGCCAGGCCAGCATCAGCGCGAGGCGGTGCTGCGGGTCCATCGCCTCGGCCTCGGTCGGCCGCAGGCCGAAAAAGCCGGGATCGAAGCGCTCCACCCCCTCGACATAGCCGCCGGGCGGCAGGCCGGCGCGCTCCGGCCGGTCGGCGGGGGCGGGGCGAACCGCGTCGCGCCCCTCGAACAGCAGCCTTCCATAGGCCTGCGCGCTGTCCGCATCGGCGAAGCGGGTGGCCAGGCCGATGATGGCGACTGGCTGGCGCGCCCGCGCCGTCTCCGCCCGCAGCGCGACGAGCCGCCCTTCCAGCGCTAGCACCAGATCGGTAATCTGCTCCGGGTGAAGCCGGCTGAGCCGCGCGAGAAATCTGGCGCGCCGTTCGTCACTGGTGGTCACCGCCGCCTCCCTCGATCATCGCCAACAGCTTTTCCCGGTCACCGCCGCCGCCGGGCGGCGGCGCTGTTGTCGAGGGGGAGGCTTGCGCAGGGCCTGCGGCACGGCACGGCCGGGATGCCCGACAGCCGAAGCTCCGGCATCCGCCAGAGCCCCGCGCCGGCGCCGTCGAGCAAGGCAATGGACCAGCGGATCTCGCTGCTGCCGGCCAGCGCGGCGAGCCGGGCCGCGACGGTACCGGCGGGACGGATCGGGCTCATAGCGAGGGCACCTGCAGCTTCTGCCAGCCAGAGTGTTTCGTCCTCGCCTCGTAGCACGGGGCGACGGCGGAGACGATGATCTGCGCGACCTCAAATGCGCGTCCTGGCGGCCCCTCAACCAGGCCCTGCGCCGCCTTCAGGCGGGTGGGGTCCAGTCGCCGAGCCGGGTGTAGAGCGCCTCGCGCAACTGCCGCAGGTCGCGGTTCAGAGCGCCGAGCTGCGCCGGGCTGCGTCCCGAAGCCTGCGTCAGTTCCGCGCCCAGGCAGCCCGCCCTGCCCCTGAGCGCCCGCCCCGCCTCGCTGAGGGCGATCACGACCTGGCGCTCATTGTCGGGATTGCGCGTGCGGCGCAGCAGGCCGGCGGCCTCGAGCCGCTTGAGCAGCGGGGTGAGCGTGCTCGATTCGAGCGCCAGTCGTTCGGCGATGCCGCCCACGGTCAGCCCCTCCTCGCGCCACAGCACATTCAGCACGAGATATTGCGGGTAGGTCAGCCCGAGTTCGTCGAGCAGCGGCTTGTAGAGGCGCTGTATGGCCATGCCGACGGAATAGATGGTGTAGCAGAGGTGGTCGTCCAGCGGCAGGGGCGGGTTGGCGGCTTCGGTCATAAAGGTACTCCTATCCGCCGATTATAGCGCAGGCGCCGCGAAAAATATATCGCGATA is a genomic window of Ancylobacter sp. IITR112 containing:
- a CDS encoding MarR family winged helix-turn-helix transcriptional regulator, with amino-acid sequence MTEAANPPLPLDDHLCYTIYSVGMAIQRLYKPLLDELGLTYPQYLVLNVLWREEGLTVGGIAERLALESSTLTPLLKRLEAAGLLRRTRNPDNERQVVIALSEAGRALRGRAGCLGAELTQASGRSPAQLGALNRDLRQLREALYTRLGDWTPPA